From one Sorangium aterium genomic stretch:
- a CDS encoding L,D-transpeptidase, with protein MPGRSWFVALGALWLGCTPSRQDAGSRADAAASAGVAVAEPSPTSAPAPRPAAPEALAASTSSAPVPEVEAARARSARVYSKGREVWIRSAPRPKAQWIGMLSIGGSVRLKSVEPLRGADGCPAFYAVEPRGYVCVDGERATLDTADPVRQALIPHAPLADRPLPYRYGESLGLKRLLRVDGFDAPAWPEGTHDLRHMQVRPRSSVAWTEEVEAGGTTWLWASDLTFVPKDKVKPYEPTTFEGVYLGAEARLPMAFFRRKARPKHRLTEGGQPAKTDAVWDRLARVGLTGRSKRVGELTYLETRDDGHWVLERDAVVVRPRRARNPWGRPIQLGGEPPSAPANGPRNTWVEIAALDGWLIAYEDDRPVFATLISAGRNGAEEPEKIEPFVPPSTTPLGQYSIGRKWVTKTLITPHVDADDWIEAEVPWSQHFFSKYLLHAAYWHDRWGEGQSGGCVNLSPVDAKWLFHWTEPSVPDEWYAVQATRDDPSTRVVIHR; from the coding sequence ATGCCTGGCCGCTCGTGGTTCGTTGCCCTCGGCGCCCTCTGGCTCGGGTGCACGCCGTCGCGGCAAGACGCCGGCTCGCGCGCCGACGCGGCCGCGAGCGCGGGCGTGGCGGTCGCGGAGCCCTCGCCCACCAGCGCGCCCGCCCCGCGCCCCGCCGCGCCGGAGGCGCTGGCCGCCTCGACCTCGTCCGCGCCGGTCCCGGAGGTGGAGGCGGCGCGGGCGCGATCCGCGCGCGTGTACTCGAAGGGCCGCGAGGTGTGGATCCGGTCCGCGCCGCGGCCCAAGGCCCAGTGGATCGGCATGCTCTCGATCGGCGGCTCGGTCCGCCTGAAGAGCGTCGAGCCCCTCCGCGGCGCCGACGGCTGCCCGGCGTTCTACGCCGTGGAGCCGCGCGGTTACGTGTGCGTCGACGGCGAGCGCGCCACCCTGGACACCGCCGATCCCGTGCGCCAGGCGCTGATCCCCCATGCCCCGCTCGCCGATCGGCCGCTCCCGTACCGCTACGGCGAGTCGCTCGGCCTCAAGCGCCTCCTGCGCGTGGACGGCTTCGACGCGCCTGCGTGGCCCGAGGGGACCCACGATCTGCGGCACATGCAGGTCCGCCCGCGCTCGTCGGTCGCCTGGACCGAGGAGGTCGAGGCCGGCGGGACGACATGGCTCTGGGCATCGGATCTGACGTTCGTACCGAAGGACAAGGTCAAGCCGTACGAGCCCACCACCTTCGAGGGGGTGTACCTCGGCGCCGAGGCGCGCCTGCCGATGGCCTTCTTTCGCCGCAAGGCGCGCCCGAAGCACCGCCTCACGGAGGGAGGCCAGCCCGCGAAGACGGACGCCGTGTGGGACCGCCTCGCCCGGGTCGGGCTGACGGGCCGATCGAAGCGGGTCGGCGAGCTGACGTACCTCGAGACCCGGGACGACGGGCACTGGGTGCTCGAGCGAGACGCGGTGGTCGTCCGGCCGCGGAGGGCGCGGAACCCGTGGGGCCGCCCGATCCAGCTCGGCGGCGAGCCGCCCTCGGCGCCGGCCAACGGGCCCAGGAACACGTGGGTCGAGATCGCCGCCCTCGACGGCTGGCTCATCGCCTACGAGGACGACCGCCCCGTGTTCGCGACGCTCATCTCGGCCGGGCGCAACGGGGCCGAGGAGCCGGAGAAGATCGAGCCGTTCGTGCCGCCTTCCACGACCCCGCTCGGCCAGTACAGCATCGGCCGCAAATGGGTGACGAAGACGCTCATCACGCCCCACGTCGACGCGGACGACTGGATCGAGGCGGAGGTGCCGTGGAGCCAGCACTTCTTCAGCAAGTACCTCCTTCACGCGGCCTACTGGCACGACCGCTGGGGCGAAGGGCAGAGCGGCGGGTGCGTGAACCTCTCGCCGGTCGACGCGAAATGGCTCTTCCACTGGACCGAGCCCTCCGTGCCCGATGAGTGGTACGCGGTCCAGGCCACGCGCGACGACCCGTCCACGCGCGTCGTGATCCATCGCTGA
- the trxA gene encoding thioredoxin, with amino-acid sequence MSTIELSAENFEKTVESNGIVLVDWWAPWCGPCRVFGPVFEKASEKHADIVFGKINTDDQKDLAQAFNIRSIPTLFIFREKVLLFAEAGSLPASALDQVIEKVRSLDMDEVRAKIAEEEAKEAAGEDSAG; translated from the coding sequence ATGAGTACCATCGAGCTCAGCGCGGAGAATTTCGAGAAGACGGTCGAGTCGAACGGCATCGTGCTCGTCGACTGGTGGGCGCCCTGGTGCGGCCCGTGCCGGGTCTTCGGGCCCGTCTTCGAGAAGGCCTCCGAGAAGCACGCGGACATCGTGTTCGGGAAGATCAACACGGACGACCAGAAGGATCTGGCGCAGGCATTCAACATCCGCTCCATCCCGACGCTCTTCATCTTCCGCGAGAAGGTCCTCCTGTTCGCGGAGGCGGGCTCGCTGCCCGCATCGGCGCTCGATCAGGTGATCGAGAAGGTGCGCTCGCTCGACATGGACGAGGTGCGGGCGAAGATCGCCGAGGAGGAAGCGAAGGAGGCCGCCGGCGAGGACAGCGCCGGCTAG
- a CDS encoding ribosomal maturation YjgA family protein, with protein sequence MPEAARKRLALALLIVAVIPVGLITRFHGGPAWLRNSAGAVLYEVVWIAAAQIVWISARTHRLALSVLAATCVIELLQLSQAPWLWAARSTTPGRLLLGANGGFDPADFALYGLGCVLGYGLCRPLRTPA encoded by the coding sequence ATGCCGGAAGCCGCTCGCAAGCGCCTCGCGCTGGCCCTCCTGATCGTTGCGGTCATCCCGGTCGGCTTGATCACCCGGTTCCACGGCGGCCCAGCCTGGCTGCGCAACAGCGCCGGCGCGGTGCTCTACGAGGTCGTGTGGATCGCCGCGGCGCAGATCGTGTGGATCTCCGCGCGCACGCATCGGTTGGCGCTCTCGGTCCTCGCCGCGACCTGCGTGATCGAGCTGCTCCAGCTGAGCCAGGCGCCGTGGCTGTGGGCCGCGCGCAGCACCACCCCGGGGCGGCTCCTGCTCGGCGCGAACGGCGGCTTCGATCCGGCGGACTTCGCGCTGTATGGCCTCGGCTGCGTCCTGGGTTACGGGCTCTGCCGGCCGCTCCGGACCCCCGCGTGA
- a CDS encoding STAS domain-containing protein, which translates to MKGDAESGAAGAETREELEAKLREAQLLLRAILDHVPITVCRYDRAGVFTFHDGKGLEAVGVKPGQLLGANVLELFANEPETLETNRQALAGKGAYNVYDAYGASWESWHVPVRDGNGEPDGMITLSLDGSAAKRREQELRAKIELIETQQEVIRDLSTPIIEVWDKVLTLPMVGVVDSLRISEAMDNLLSAIVNKDARYAILDLTGVDAVDTQTAGYLIEMIKAIRLLGAEGIITGIRANVAQTMIALGLDLSGVTTVGNLRAGLKLCMRRMAAAGEGVERAAAGSAPAK; encoded by the coding sequence ATGAAGGGGGACGCGGAGTCGGGCGCGGCGGGGGCGGAGACGCGGGAGGAGCTCGAGGCGAAGCTCCGTGAGGCGCAGCTGCTCCTCCGCGCGATCCTCGACCACGTTCCGATCACCGTGTGCAGGTACGACCGCGCGGGCGTCTTCACGTTTCACGACGGCAAGGGGCTCGAGGCCGTCGGCGTGAAGCCGGGGCAGCTCCTCGGAGCGAACGTGCTCGAGCTCTTCGCGAACGAGCCGGAGACCCTGGAGACCAACCGGCAGGCGCTCGCGGGCAAAGGCGCATACAACGTCTACGACGCATACGGCGCCTCCTGGGAGTCATGGCACGTCCCCGTGCGCGATGGCAACGGGGAGCCCGACGGCATGATCACCCTCAGCCTGGACGGCTCCGCGGCGAAGCGGCGTGAGCAGGAGCTCCGGGCGAAGATCGAGCTCATCGAGACGCAGCAGGAGGTCATCCGCGATCTCTCGACGCCCATCATCGAGGTCTGGGACAAGGTGCTGACCCTCCCCATGGTGGGCGTGGTGGACAGCCTGAGGATCTCCGAGGCGATGGACAACCTGCTCTCGGCGATCGTGAACAAGGATGCGCGGTACGCGATCCTCGATCTCACCGGCGTCGACGCGGTCGACACGCAGACCGCCGGGTACCTCATCGAGATGATCAAGGCCATCCGGCTCCTCGGCGCGGAGGGGATCATCACGGGGATCCGGGCGAACGTAGCGCAGACGATGATCGCGCTCGGACTCGACCTCTCCGGCGTCACGACCGTCGGCAACCTCCGCGCCGGACTCAAGCTCTGCATGCGGCGCATGGCCGCGGCGGGCGAGGGGGTCGAGCGAGCCGCGGCGGGCAGCGCGCCGGCGAAATAG
- a CDS encoding RNA polymerase sigma factor, translating to MEPRARSLLNASMRRLADGDRAAFEPVYAALLPAIGAFCRRMLGGGADAEDAAQQALLKVFDRASSFDPDGDALTWALAIATWECRTTRRRRSRSREAPDGHVPSIAADAPTPEEAAIARDLDDAAREVLGTLAEADRETLRATLLEGERDPSVSGAALRKRRERAFARLREAWRRIYGT from the coding sequence TTGGAACCGCGCGCGCGATCGCTGCTCAACGCGTCGATGAGGCGCCTCGCCGACGGCGATCGCGCGGCGTTCGAGCCTGTCTATGCCGCGCTCTTGCCGGCGATCGGCGCGTTCTGCCGCCGCATGCTCGGGGGCGGAGCGGACGCGGAGGACGCGGCCCAGCAGGCGCTCTTGAAGGTGTTCGACCGCGCCAGCTCGTTCGATCCCGACGGGGACGCGCTGACCTGGGCGCTCGCCATCGCGACGTGGGAGTGCCGCACGACGCGGCGGCGGCGGTCCCGGTCGAGGGAGGCGCCGGACGGGCATGTCCCATCGATCGCGGCGGACGCGCCGACGCCGGAAGAGGCGGCGATCGCCAGGGATCTGGACGACGCGGCGCGCGAGGTGCTCGGCACGCTGGCCGAGGCGGATCGCGAGACGCTGAGGGCGACCCTGCTGGAGGGCGAGCGCGATCCTTCGGTGTCGGGCGCGGCGCTCCGCAAGCGCCGCGAGCGCGCATTTGCTCGCCTGCGGGAGGCGTGGAGGAGGATCTATGGAACGTGA
- a CDS encoding RNA polymerase sigma factor, with the protein MEQCLRADVLRDAKQPPRSLVALHAEHGNFVWATLQRFGIQHPDLEDAFQDVFVVVQQRLPSFDWACPITTWLFAICRRVAASHRRRAHTRRERLGEVVDDVPDPARGPEEITSSREARLQLEGILAAMDLDRRAVFVMFEIEEMPCDEIARLVGVPIGTVYSRLHAARKEFATLLKKSEVERARRGAR; encoded by the coding sequence GTGGAGCAGTGCTTACGAGCCGACGTCCTGCGCGACGCCAAGCAGCCGCCACGGAGCCTCGTCGCCCTGCACGCCGAGCACGGCAACTTCGTCTGGGCGACCCTCCAGCGGTTCGGCATCCAGCACCCTGACCTGGAGGATGCCTTCCAGGACGTCTTCGTCGTCGTCCAGCAGCGGCTCCCGTCCTTCGACTGGGCCTGCCCCATCACCACCTGGCTCTTCGCCATCTGCCGCCGCGTCGCCGCGTCGCACCGCCGCCGCGCCCACACGCGCCGCGAGCGGCTCGGCGAGGTGGTGGACGACGTGCCGGACCCCGCGCGCGGCCCGGAAGAGATCACCTCCAGCCGCGAGGCGCGGCTGCAGCTCGAGGGCATCCTCGCGGCCATGGATCTCGATCGAAGGGCCGTGTTCGTCATGTTCGAGATCGAGGAGATGCCGTGCGACGAGATCGCGCGCCTGGTCGGCGTCCCGATCGGGACCGTCTACTCGCGGCTCCACGCGGCGCGGAAGGAGTTCGCGACGCTCCTGAAGAAGTCCGAGGTCGAGCGCGCGCGCAGGGGGGCCAGATGA
- a CDS encoding GFA family protein, translated as MSEAHHTGGCLCGAIRYRARGAPVSVNVCYCSQCRRQSGAPMPAFASFADEQFELLSGAPATYRSSSFAVRQFCATCGSSLFWRRDGARELDIFLGTMDRPGDVPPPSFQLWTVHRVPWLPPIQGATDYRGDKAGSQS; from the coding sequence ATGTCCGAGGCTCACCACACCGGCGGCTGTTTGTGCGGCGCGATCCGCTACCGCGCGCGCGGGGCGCCGGTGAGCGTCAATGTTTGCTATTGCAGCCAGTGCCGGCGCCAGAGCGGCGCGCCGATGCCGGCCTTCGCGTCCTTCGCTGACGAGCAGTTCGAGCTGCTCTCGGGCGCGCCCGCAACGTATCGCTCATCCAGCTTCGCCGTCCGCCAGTTCTGCGCGACCTGCGGCTCGTCGCTGTTCTGGCGCCGCGACGGGGCGCGGGAACTCGACATCTTCCTCGGCACGATGGACAGGCCCGGCGACGTGCCGCCGCCGTCCTTCCAGCTCTGGACCGTGCACCGCGTGCCCTGGCTGCCCCCCATCCAGGGGGCCACGGACTATCGCGGGGACAAGGCCGGCAGCCAGAGCTAG
- the ssuE gene encoding NADPH-dependent FMN reductase yields the protein MSGIAIITGSVSARSKTSALAARIAARLVREGFRVTTIHVRELPAEDLLHGRFDSPALADAARVVAEAAGVVIATPIYKASYTGALKAFLDLLPQFGLAGKAALPLATGGTLAHVLAIDYALRPVLQSLGARHVVAGLFLLDKALRLGEDGVLDVDDELGSKLEEIVRPFIDSVIREGLPLPAREVAA from the coding sequence ATGTCAGGCATTGCCATCATCACCGGAAGCGTCTCTGCGCGCTCGAAGACCTCGGCGCTCGCGGCCCGCATCGCGGCGCGGCTCGTGCGCGAGGGGTTTCGCGTCACCACCATCCACGTCCGCGAGCTCCCGGCCGAGGATCTCCTGCACGGGCGCTTCGACTCCCCCGCCCTGGCGGACGCGGCGCGGGTCGTCGCGGAGGCGGCCGGGGTCGTCATCGCGACACCCATTTACAAGGCCTCGTACACGGGGGCGCTCAAGGCGTTCCTCGACCTCTTGCCGCAGTTCGGGCTCGCGGGGAAGGCAGCTCTCCCCCTCGCGACGGGCGGGACGCTCGCGCACGTGCTGGCCATCGATTACGCGCTCCGTCCGGTGCTCCAGTCGCTCGGCGCGCGGCACGTCGTCGCGGGGCTGTTCCTCCTCGACAAGGCGCTGCGGCTCGGGGAGGACGGGGTGCTCGACGTCGATGACGAGCTCGGGAGCAAGCTGGAAGAGATCGTGAGGCCCTTCATCGACAGCGTGATCCGGGAAGGCCTCCCGCTGCCGGCGCGCGAGGTGGCGGCCTGA
- a CDS encoding sigma 54-interacting transcriptional regulator, giving the protein MRLLTLPTPESTAAPTERAKALLFEDPRSQELLHRARQVAAGDAAALITGEIGTGKEIIARHVHELSARRGRPFLAVSCAALSPALAESELFGHEQGASPKALTMKHGLLEAAEGGTLYLDEIGDFPLGVQVKLLRALEDREVVRLGSRTPVPVDVRIIAATNVPLNDVVAVGGFREDLFSRLNGAAIPVPALRERPGDILPLARYFLGTYGRRLGPTPCVLTSSAVDRLLAHSWPGNIRELENVIHQALLVCRAGRVTGKDLRFTSLRPKAAAIEPPGRIDGLMATLENTIAALFDASFPNVHERVEEIVIRTAYRRCDRNLGLTAARLGVSRDLVRARLLQSGEIAQPSTPEPPAAPSKAGDAARAAATALPISLP; this is encoded by the coding sequence ATGCGCTTGCTCACGCTCCCCACCCCCGAATCGACGGCGGCGCCGACAGAGCGCGCCAAGGCGCTCCTCTTCGAGGATCCCAGATCGCAAGAGCTGCTCCACCGCGCGAGGCAGGTCGCGGCGGGCGACGCGGCAGCGCTCATCACCGGCGAGATCGGCACCGGCAAGGAGATCATCGCGCGGCACGTGCACGAGCTCAGCGCGCGCCGCGGCCGGCCCTTCCTCGCCGTGAGCTGCGCCGCGCTGTCGCCCGCGCTCGCGGAGAGCGAGCTCTTCGGCCACGAGCAGGGCGCGTCCCCGAAGGCGCTCACCATGAAGCACGGCCTGCTCGAGGCCGCCGAGGGCGGCACGCTCTACCTCGACGAGATCGGGGATTTCCCGCTCGGCGTGCAGGTCAAGCTGCTGCGCGCGCTGGAGGACCGCGAGGTCGTCCGGCTCGGCTCGCGGACCCCGGTGCCGGTCGACGTGCGCATCATCGCGGCCACGAACGTCCCGCTGAACGACGTTGTCGCCGTCGGCGGGTTCCGTGAGGACCTGTTCTCCAGGCTGAATGGCGCCGCGATCCCTGTCCCCGCCCTGCGCGAGCGGCCGGGGGACATCCTGCCGCTCGCCCGCTATTTCCTTGGCACGTACGGGCGCCGCCTGGGGCCCACGCCGTGCGTGCTCACGTCGTCCGCGGTGGACCGGCTGCTCGCGCACTCGTGGCCGGGCAACATCCGCGAGCTCGAGAACGTCATTCACCAGGCGCTCCTCGTCTGCCGCGCAGGCCGCGTGACAGGGAAGGATCTGCGGTTCACGAGCCTCCGGCCGAAGGCGGCCGCGATCGAGCCGCCGGGCCGCATCGACGGGCTGATGGCGACGCTCGAGAACACGATCGCCGCCCTCTTCGACGCCAGCTTCCCGAACGTGCACGAGCGGGTCGAGGAGATCGTGATCCGCACCGCCTACCGCCGCTGCGACCGCAACCTGGGGCTGACGGCGGCGCGGCTCGGCGTCAGCCGCGATCTCGTGCGCGCGCGCCTCCTGCAATCCGGCGAGATCGCGCAGCCCTCCACGCCGGAGCCCCCAGCCGCGCCGTCGAAGGCCGGCGACGCAGCACGAGCGGCGGCGACAGCACTCCCGATCTCCCTGCCCTGA